From a region of the Catharus ustulatus isolate bCatUst1 chromosome 11, bCatUst1.pri.v2, whole genome shotgun sequence genome:
- the CA5A gene encoding carbonic anhydrase 5A, mitochondrial yields the protein MLPLLRRAWAAAVSSSCSSGPGSRRCSLGACCSYRLRDALHPLWQSPLTIPGGTRQSPINIQWRDSVYDPFLKPLKISYDPTTCLHIWNNGYSFLVEFDDSTDKSIIVGGPLENQYRLKQFHFHWGAINDWGSEHTVDSKFYPAELHLVHWNAVDYPSFEDAVMEGNGLAVIGVFLKLGARHEGLQTLVDALPAVRHKDTVIEFDEFDPSCLIPSCPDYWTYAGSLTTPPLTESVTWIIKKKPIEVDEDQLEAFRTLLFTSDGEEERRMVDNFRPLQPLMNRTVRSSFQPQLSP from the exons ATGCTGCCGCTGCTCCGCCGCGCTTGGGCGGCCGCTGTCTCCTCGTCGTGCTCGTCAGGGCCGGGCAGCCGCCGCTGCAGCCTGGGCGCCTGCTGCTCGTACCGCCTGCGAGACGCCC TGCATCCGCTGTGGCAGAGCCCGCTGACCATTCCCGGAGGCACCCGCCAGTCTCCCATCAACATCCAGTGGAGGGACAGTGTTTATGATCCCTTCCTGAAGCCTCTGAAGATCAGCTACGACCCCACCACCTGTCTGCACATCTGGAACAATGGCTACTCCTTCCTGGTGGAGTTTGATGATTCTACTGATAAATCAA tcATCGTTGGAGGTCCCTTGGAAAACCAGTACAGGTTAAAGCAGTTCCACTTCCACTGGGGAGCCATCAATGACTGGGGCTCAGAGCACACAGTTGACAGCAAATTTTACCCAGCAGAG CTGCATTTGGTGCACTGGAATGCTGTGGATTACCCGAGTTTTGAGGATGCTGTGATGGAAGGGAATGGCCTGGCTGTTATTGGAGTGTTCTTGAAG cTGGGAGCACGGCACGAGGGGCTGCAGACCCTGGTGGATGCCCTGCCTGCAGTCAGACACAAG GACACTGTGATTGAGTTTGATGAGTTTGATCCCTCGTGTCTGATCCCTTCCTGCCCTGATTACTGGACCTACGCTGGCTCCTTGACCACTCCCCCCCTCACTGAATCTGTCACGTGGATCATTAAGAAGAAACCAATCGAGGTGGATGAGGATCAG CTGGAGGCCTTTCGGACGCTGCTGTTCACGTCGGacggggaggaggagaggaggatggTGGACAACTTCCGCCCGCTGCAGCCGCTGATGAACCGCACGGTGCGCTCGtccttccagccccagctcagcccctaG